The following coding sequences lie in one Mus musculus strain C57BL/6J chromosome 11, GRCm38.p6 C57BL/6J genomic window:
- the Shisa6 gene encoding protein shisa-6 isoform X2, which yields MLTFLDHWMGCLVPWLLGDRQYNHPILSSATQTPTHEKPRMNNILTSATEPYDLSFSRSYQNLAHLPPSYESAVKTNPSKYSSLKRLTDKEADEYYMRRRHLPDLAARGTLPLNVIQMSQQKPLPRERPRRPIRAMSQDRVLSPRRGLPDEFGMPYDRILSDEQLLSTERLHSQDPLLSPERTAFPEQSLSRAISHTDVFVSTPVLDRYRMTKMHSHPSASNNSYATLGQSQTAAKRHAFASRRHNTVEQLHYIPGHHTCYTASKTEVTV from the exons GTGATCGTCAGTATAATCATCCGATCTTAAGCAGCGCTACCCAGACCCCTACACATG AGAAGCCACGGATGAATAACATTCTGACGTCGGCCACGGAACCCTATGACCTCTCCTTCTCACGCTCTTACCAGAACTTAGCCCACTTGCCTCCATCATATGAATCTGCAGTGAAAACCAATCCAAGCAAGTACTCGTCTCTGAAGAGGCTAA CGGACAAGGAAGCTGATGAGTATTACATGAGAAGGAGGCACCTGCCAGACCTTGCAGCCCGTGGTACCCTCCCCCTCAATGTCATCCAGATGTCTCAACAGAAGCCACTTCCTCGAGAACGGCCACGCAGGCCCATCAGGGCCATGTCCCAGGACAGGGTCTTGTCTCCACGTCGGGGATTGCCAGATGAATTCGGCATGCCCTATGACCGCATCTTGTCTGATGAACAGCTGCTCTCCACAGAGCGCCTGCACTCCCAGGACCCGTTGCTGTCCCCAGAGAGGACAGCCTTCCCGGAGCAGTCGCTGTCGCGGGCCATCTCGCATACGGACGTCTTTGTGTCCACGCCAGTGCTGGACCGCTACCGCATGACCAAGATGCACTCCCATCCCAGTGCCTCCAATAACTCCTATGCCACCCTGGGCCAGAGCCAGACAGCAGCCAAGCGCCACGCCTTTGCCTCTCGCAGACACAACACGGTGGAGCAGTTACACTATATCCCAGGCCATCACACCTGCTACACAGCCAGCAAGACTGAAGTGACCGTGTGA